The nucleotide window TCCTAGGTCCTCGTGGTCTAATGCCAAACCCTAAAGTTGGTACTGTAACTCCTAACGTTGCTGAAGCGGTTAAGAACGCTAAAGCTGGTCAGGTTCGTTACCGTAACGACAAAAACGGCATCATCCACACTACTATCGGCAAAGCTAACTTCTCTGCAGAGCAGATCAAAGAGAACCTAGAGTCTCTTCTAATCGCTCTTAAGAAAGCTAAGCCATCTTCAGCGAAAGGCACTTTCCTGAAGAAAGTAAGCATCTCTACTACTATGGGTGCTGGTGTTGCTGTTGATCAGGCTAGCCTGAACACTCAAGCATAATTTATTTGCTTAGGTGCAAAATTAGTGTATAATTTTGCGCCTAATATTTGTGGTTGGGGCTGAACTTTGGTTCTTTGAACTGTCTCCTAGTTCGAATTGAATTAAGACCCAGTCTCCGTCCAAGACCGTAGGTGTTTGCTAATTTGTAAACTTAATTACCCTACGTAGATGGTGCCCGAACTGACAGAAAGCTCTATTTTAATAGTTAACTTTCTTCTGGGAATGCACCTCAATAGCTCTCACTGTCGTGATGATAGTGAGTGGTGTAACGACAACCAGGAGTAAATCCAAGATGGCTTTAAACCTTCAAGACAAAAAAGCAATTGTTGCTGAAGTCAACGAAGCTGCCAGTGGTGCACTTTCTGCAGTTGTAGCTGATTCTCGTGGCGTTGAAGTGGGCGCAATGACTTCTCTACGTAAACAAGCTCGTGAAGCTGGCGTTTACATGAAAGTCGTGCGTAACACTCTAGCACGTCGTGCGGTTCAGGGTACAGACTACGAGTGTCTAGTTGAGACATTCTCTGGTCCTACTCTAATCGCGTTCTCTAACGAGCACCCAGGTGCTGCAGCGCGTCTTTTCAAAGACTTCGCTAAAGAGAACAAAGACTTCGAGATCAAAGCTGCTGCATTTGAAGGCGCGCTAACTGACGCTGAAGTACTAGCGACACTACCAACTTACGACGAAGCAATCGCACGCCTAATGATGTGCATGAAAGAAGCTTCTGCTGGCAAGCTGGTACGTACCTTCGCTGCTATCCGCGATCAAAAAGAAGAAGCAGCGGCATAAGCCTTGCTTTTTACTGGTTGCTTAATAAACTTATTGTTGACTTAAAAGAGAATTGTTATGTCTATTACTAACGAGCAAATCCTAGACGCAGTTGCAGAAATGTCTGTAATGCAAGTTGTTGAACTAATCGAAGCAATGGAAGAGAAATTCGGTGTTTCTGCTGCTGCTGCTGTTGTAGCTGGCGGCGCTGCTGCAGGCGAAGCTGCTGCTGAGCAAACTGAATTCGACGTAATCCTAGAAGCTGCTGGCGGTAACAAAGTTGCTGTAATCAAAGCAGTACGCGGCGCAACTGGCCTAGGTCTTAAAGAAGCTAAAGGTCTTGTAGACGGCGCTCCAGCACCTCTTAAAGAAGGTGTTGAGAAAGCAGAAGCTGAAGCTCTTAAAGCTCAGCTAGAAGAAGCTGGTGCAACTGTTGCTATTAAGTAATTATTGCATAGTTTCTTAGCCTAACGGCTAAATGGCTGGTGGTTTTTTAACCACCGGCCTTTTTGCGCTGTAGGGTATAGGTGAATTTTCCCGCTGTTTAAGCGCCTCATACCCATGCAAAAAACATTTCATTCTATCGAAATGAAATGTCACTACAGTAAACAGCTATTTAGTCACTGTCCCTTACCCCCCTTAAGTAACTAGGAGCGGGCGGACAGTTTGGGTCACTTATCAGCGAGCTGAGGAACCCCATGGTTTACTCTTATACCGAGAAAAAGCGCATCCGTAAGGACTTTGGTACTCGTCCACAAGTTTTGGACATTCCATACCTGCTATCGATCCAGCTCGATTCGTTCGACAAATTTATCGAACAGGATCCTGAAGGTCAATACGGTCTTGAAGCTGCTTTCCGTTCTGTATTTCCAATTCAGAGCTACAACGGCAATTCTGAGCTGCAATACGTTAGCTACCGTCTTGGTGAGCCAGTTTTTGACGTTAAAGAATGTCAAATCCGCGGTGTAACTTACTCAAAGCCACTACGTGTAAAACTACGCCTAGTTATCTTTGATAAAGACGCGCCAGCAGGTACTGTAAAAGACATTAAAGAACAAGAAGTCTACATGGGTGAGATTCCACTCATGACAGACAATGGTACCTTCGTAATCAACGGTACCGAGAGGGTTATCGTATCCCAGCTGCACCGAAGCCCAGGCGTGTTCTTCGACAGCGATAAGGGTAAGACCCACTCATCAGGTAAAGTTCTATACAACGCACGTGTTATTCCTTACCGTGGTTCATGGCTTGATTTCGAGTTTGATCCTAAGGATAACCTGTACGTGCGTATCGACCGCCGTCGTAAGCTACCAGCATCGATCATTCTTCGTGCACTAGGTAAATCGTCTGAAGAAATCCTAGATATCTTCTTCGAGAAAGTGAACTTCGAAGTGAAAGACCAAACTCTACTGATGGAGTTGGTTCCAGATCGTCTACGTGGTGAAACTGCGTCATTCGACATCGAAGCTGATGGTAAAGTTTACGTAGAGCAAGGTCGTCGCGTAACGGCTCGTCATATCCGCCAACTAGAGAAAGATGGCGTTGATCACATCGAAGTACCTGTTGAGTACATCGTTGGTAAAGTTGCATCGAAAGATTACATCAACGAAGCAACAGGCGAGATCATTGTTAATGCTAACCAGGAAATCAGCCTGGAAGCACTAGCGAACCTATCTCAGGCTGGCCACAAAGCACTAGAAGTTCTGTTTACGAACGATCTAGACCACGGTCCATTCATGTCAGAAACACTACGCATCGACAGCACGGTTGATCGTATTTCTGCGCTGGTAGAAATCTACCGCATGATGCGCCCTGGTGAGCCGCCAACAAAAGAAGCTGCAGAAGCACTATTCGAAAGCCTATTCTTCTCTGAAGAGCGTTACGATCTATCGACTGTTGGTCGTATGAAGTTCAACAGCTCTATCGGTCGTGAAGATGCTCAAGAGCAAGGCACACTTGACGAAACTGATATCGTTGAAGTGATGAAGAAGCTTATCGCGATCCGTAACGGTATCGGTGAAGTGGACGATATCGACCACTTGGGTAACCGTCGTATCCGTTCTGTAGGCGAAATGGCTGAGAACCAATTCCGCGTAGGTCTAGTACGTGTTGAGCGTGCAGTTAAAGAGCGTCTAAGTCTAGGCGACCTTGACGCAATCATGCCTCAAGACTTGATCAATGCGAAGCCAATTTCTGCAGCAGTTAAAGAATTCTTTGGCTCTTCACAGCTTTCACAGTTCATGGACCAAAACAACCCACTATCAGAAGTCACGCACAAGCGTCGTATTTCTGCATTGGGTCCTGGCGGTCTGACTCGTGAACGTGCTGGCTTCGAAGTTCGAGACGTACACGTAACTCACTACGGCCGTCTATGTCCTATCGAAACGCCTGAAGGTCCAAACATCGGTCTGATCAACTCTCTATCTGCGTTTGCGCGTTGTAACGAGTACGGTTTCCTAGAGACTCCATACCGTCGCGTTGTAGATGGTGTTGTGACAGACGAAGTAGATTACCTATCTGCAATCGAAGAAGGCCAATTTGTTATCGCTCAGGCTAACGCTGCGTTAACTGAAGAAGGTACGTTTGCAGATGAGCTGATCACAGCTCGTCAAAAAGGTGAATCTGGTCTACACCCTCGTGAGCACGCTCAGTACATGGACGTTGCGACAAACCAGGTTGTATCTATCGCTGCATCGCTTATCCCGTTCCTAGAACACGATGATGCGAACCGTGCATTGATGGGTGCGAACATGCAACGTCAGGCAGTTCCAACACTGAAAGCTGACAAACCGCTTGTTGGTACTGGTATTGAACGTAACGTAGCCGTTGACTCAGGTGTAACTGCAGTAGCGAAACGTGGTGGTGTAATCCAGTCTGTAGATGCTTCTCGTATCGTTGTTAAAGTGAACGAAGAAGAGCTGGTACCTGGCGAAGCGGGTATCGACATCTACAACCTGACTAAATACACACGTTCTAACCAGAACACATGTATTAACCAGCGCCCATGTGTGATGCCAGGTGAACCTGTATCACGCGGTGACGTACTTGCTGATGGTCCATCAACAGACCTTGGTGAGCTAGCGCTTGGTCAAAACATGCGTATCGCGTTCATGCCTTGGAACGGTTACAACTTCGAAGACTCGATCTTAGTATCAGAGCGCGTAGTTCAAGAAGACCGCTTCACGACTATCCACATTCAAGAACTGACTTGTGTGGCACGTGATACTAAGCTGGGCTCTGAAGAGATCACAGCGGATATTCCAAACGTAGGTGAGTCTGCTCTGTCTAAACTGGACGAGTCAGGTATCGTTTACATCGGTGCTGAAGTTAAGGGTGGCGACATCCTGGTTGGTAAAGTAACACCTAAAGGTGAAACTCAGCTAACGCCTGAAGAGAAGCTACTACGTGCGATCTTCGGTGAAAAAGCATCGGATGTTAAAGATACGTCACTACGTGTACCTAACTCTGTATCAGGTACGATCATCGACGTTCAAGTCTTCACTCGCGATGGCGTAGAGAAAGACAAGCGTGCGCTTGAAATCGAACAGATGCAGCTTAAAGAAGCGAAGAAAGACCTAACTGAAGAATTCCAGATTCTTGAGGGTGGCCTTCTAAACCGTGTGAAAGCGGTTCTGATTGAAGGCGGTTACTCTGAAGCGAAACTAGAGTCTACTGATCGTAAGAAGTGGCTAGAGCTAACGCTGGAAGATGACGCACTACAAACTCAGCTAGAGCAACTTGCTGAGCAGTGGGACGAGCTAAAAGCTGACTTCGATAAGAAGTTCGAAACTAAGCGTCGCAAGATCACTCAAGGTGATGATCTGGCACCTGGCGTACTGAAGATCGTTAAGGTTTACCTAGCGGTTAAACGTCGCATCCAGCCTGGTGATAAGATGGCCGGTCGTCACGGTAACAAGGGTGTAATCTCTAAGATCAACCCTGTTGAAGACATGCCATACGATGAAAAAGGTCAGCCTGTAGACATCGTGCTTAACCCACTGGGTGTACCTTCGCGTATGAACATCGGTCAGATCCTGGAAGTTCACTTAGGTCTGGCTGCGAAAGGTATCGGTGACAAGATCAACCAGATGGTTAAAGAGCAGCAAGAGCTAGCGAAATTCCGCGAGTTCCTGCAAAAAGTTTACGATCTAGGCGACACTCGCCAGAAAGTAGACGTTGCTTCTCTTTCTGATGATGAAGTACGTACACTGATCAAGAACCTGCGTGGCGGTCTACCAATCGCGACGCCAGTATTTGACGGTGCTTCTGAGCCTCTAATCAAAGAGCTGCTAAAACTAGCAGACCTACCAGAATCTGGTCAGCTAACGCTGTTTGATGGTCGCACAGGTGATGCGTTTGAGCGTCCTGTAACGGTTGGTTACATGTACATGCTGAAACTGAACCACCTTGTTGATGACAAGATGCACGCTCGTTCAACTGGTTCGTACAGCCTAGTAACTCAGCAACCACTTGGTGGTAAAGCTCAGTTCGGTGGTCAGCGTTTCGGTGAGATGGAAGTATGGGCACTGGAAGCATACGGTGCAGCTTATACTCTACAAGAAATGCTAACTGTTAAGTCGGATGACGTTAACGGCCGTACTAAGATGTACAAGAACATCGTAGACGGAAGCCATAGCATGGAACCTGGTATGCCAGAATCGTTCAACGTATTGTTGAAAGAGATCCGCTCGCTAGGTATCAACATCGAGCTAGAAGACGAAGAGTAATCCCTTTCTCATTTGAGAAAAGTGATTATCTGGTAGAAAGCAGCTAGCGCTTGGCTGGCTGCTTTTAACTCCTTACAGGAGCTGATTGTGAAAGACTTATTAAACTTTCTAAAAGCACAGCATAAGACCGAAGAGTTTGATGCAATCAAAATCGGTCTATCTTCACCAGACATGATCCGTTCATGGTCTTTCGGTGAAGTTAAAAAACCTGAAACGATCAACTATCGTACGTTCAAACCTGAACGCGATGGTCTGTTCTGTGCGCGTATTTTTGGTCCAGTTAAAGACTACGAATGTCTTTGTGGTAAATACAAGCGCTTGAAGCACCGTGGTGTTATCTGTGAGAAGTGTGGTGTAGAAGTTACACAAACTAAAGTTCGTCGTGACCGTATGGGCCACATTGAGCTTGCTTCACCAGTAGCTCACATCTGGTTCCTAAAATCGCTACCGTCTCGTATCGGTCTACTAATGGATATCCCTCTACGTGATATCGAACGTGTTCTTTACTTCGAAATGTACGTAGTAACTGAACCAGGTATGACGGATCTAGAAAAGAGTCAGATGCTTACTGAAGAGGAGTATCTGGACCGTCTAGAAGAGTGGGGCGACGAGTTCACTGCTAAGATGGGTGCAGAAGCTATCAAGGACCTACTAGGTTCTATGGATATGCACGCCGAAGCTGAACAAATGCGCGAAGAGCTAGAGTCTACAAACTCTGAAACTAAGCGCAAGAAAGTCACTAAGCGTCTTAAACTGGTAGAAGCGTTCATCGCATCGGGTAACAACCCAGAGTGGATGATCCTGACTGTTCTTCCAGTACTTCCGCCAGATCTACGCCCTCTAGTACCACTAGATGGCGGTCGTTTTGCGACTTCTGATCTGAACGATCTATACCGTCGTGTGATCAACCGTAACAACCGTTTGAAGCGTCTTCTAGAGCTAGCAGCTCCGGACATCATCGTACGTAACGAAAAACGTATGCTGCAAGAGTCTGTTGATGCGCTACTGGATAACGGTCGTCGTGGTCGTGCGATCACAGGTTCGAACAAGCGTCCTCTGAAATCTCTTGCTGATATGATCAAGGGTAAACAAGGTCGTTTCCGTCAGAACCTTCTAGGTAAACGTGTAGACTACTCTGGCCGTTCTGTAATCACAGTAGGTCCATACCTTCGTCTACACCAGTGTGGTCTTCCTAAGAAGATGGCACTTGAACTATTCAAACCATTCATCTACAGCAAGCTAGAGACTCGTGGTCTTGCGACTACAATCAAAGCTGCTAAGAAAATGGTAGAGCGTGAAGAAGCGGTTGTTTGGGATATCCTGGACGAAGTAATCCGTGAACACCCAGTACTATTGAACCGTGCACCGACACTTCACCGTCTAGGTATCCAGGCGTTCGAACCAGTACTAATCGAAGGTAAAGCGATTCAGCTACACCCACTTGTTTGTGCGGCGTACAACGCGGACTTCGATGGTGACCAAATGGCGGTTCACGTACCTCTAACTCTAGAGGCACAGCTTGAAGCTCGTACTCTGATGATGTCGACAAACAACATTCTGTCGCCAGCGTCAGGCGATCCGATCATCGTACCTTCTCAGGACGTTGTATTGGGTCTTTACTACATGACTCGTGAAAAGATCAACGTGAAAGGTGAAGGCATGTACCTTTCTGGCCCAGCAGAGGCTGAGAAAGCATACCGCACTAAACAAGCTGAACTTCACGCACGCGTTAAAGTACGTATTACTGAAACAGTCGTAGACGAAGACGGCAACAGCACTACATCTACTGGTATGGTTGATACCACTATCGGTCGTGCAATGCTTTGGCAAATCGTGCCATCTGGTCTGCCGTACAGCATCGTTAACCAAAAGCTAGGTAAGAAACAAATCTCTAACCTACTTAACGAGGCGTACCGTAAGCTAGGTTTGAAAGACACGGTAATCTTCGCTGACCAAATCATGTACGCAGGTTTTGCTTACGCAGCACTATCTGGTGTATCGGTTGGTATCGACGATATGGTTGTACCGCCAGCTAAGTACACTGAAATCGCAGAAGCGGAAGAAGAAGTACGTGAAATCCAGGAACAGTACCAATCTGGTCTTGTTACTGCGGGCGAACGCTACAACAAAGTGATCGATATCTGGGCATCGACCAACGACCGCGTTGCGAAAGCAATGATGGAGAACCTGTCATCTGAAACGGTAATTAACCGTGACGGTGAAGAGGAACAACAAGAGTCGTTCAACAGCATCTACATGATGGCCGACTCAGGTGCTCGTGGTTCTGCAGCACAGATTCGTCAGCTTGCTGGTATGCGTGGTCTGATGGCACGTCCAGATGGTTCAATCATCGAAACGCCGATCACTGCGAACTTTAAAGAAGGTCTAAACGTACTTCAGTACTTTATCTCAACGCACGGTGCTCGTAAGGGTCTTGCGGATACGGCACTGAAAACAGCGAACTCGGGTTACCTAACTCGTCGTCTAGTAGACGTTGCTCAAGACGTTGTTGTAACTGAACATGACTGTGGCACTCACGAGGGTGTTGACATGATGCCTCATATCGAGGGTGGTGATGTTAAAGTTGCACTTTCTGAGCTAGCTCTAGGTCGTGTTGTTGCTGAAGACGTTCTAAAACCTGGTACTGAAGATGTTCTTATTCCACGTAACACCCTGATCGATGAGAAGTGGTGTCAAATCATGGAAGAGAACTCAGTAGACAGCATGAAAGTACGTTCTGTTGTTACTTGTGATTCTGACTTCGGTTGTTGTGCACAGTGTTACGGTCGTGACCTAGCACG belongs to Vibrio sp. STUT-A11 and includes:
- the rpoB gene encoding DNA-directed RNA polymerase subunit beta, whose protein sequence is MVYSYTEKKRIRKDFGTRPQVLDIPYLLSIQLDSFDKFIEQDPEGQYGLEAAFRSVFPIQSYNGNSELQYVSYRLGEPVFDVKECQIRGVTYSKPLRVKLRLVIFDKDAPAGTVKDIKEQEVYMGEIPLMTDNGTFVINGTERVIVSQLHRSPGVFFDSDKGKTHSSGKVLYNARVIPYRGSWLDFEFDPKDNLYVRIDRRRKLPASIILRALGKSSEEILDIFFEKVNFEVKDQTLLMELVPDRLRGETASFDIEADGKVYVEQGRRVTARHIRQLEKDGVDHIEVPVEYIVGKVASKDYINEATGEIIVNANQEISLEALANLSQAGHKALEVLFTNDLDHGPFMSETLRIDSTVDRISALVEIYRMMRPGEPPTKEAAEALFESLFFSEERYDLSTVGRMKFNSSIGREDAQEQGTLDETDIVEVMKKLIAIRNGIGEVDDIDHLGNRRIRSVGEMAENQFRVGLVRVERAVKERLSLGDLDAIMPQDLINAKPISAAVKEFFGSSQLSQFMDQNNPLSEVTHKRRISALGPGGLTRERAGFEVRDVHVTHYGRLCPIETPEGPNIGLINSLSAFARCNEYGFLETPYRRVVDGVVTDEVDYLSAIEEGQFVIAQANAALTEEGTFADELITARQKGESGLHPREHAQYMDVATNQVVSIAASLIPFLEHDDANRALMGANMQRQAVPTLKADKPLVGTGIERNVAVDSGVTAVAKRGGVIQSVDASRIVVKVNEEELVPGEAGIDIYNLTKYTRSNQNTCINQRPCVMPGEPVSRGDVLADGPSTDLGELALGQNMRIAFMPWNGYNFEDSILVSERVVQEDRFTTIHIQELTCVARDTKLGSEEITADIPNVGESALSKLDESGIVYIGAEVKGGDILVGKVTPKGETQLTPEEKLLRAIFGEKASDVKDTSLRVPNSVSGTIIDVQVFTRDGVEKDKRALEIEQMQLKEAKKDLTEEFQILEGGLLNRVKAVLIEGGYSEAKLESTDRKKWLELTLEDDALQTQLEQLAEQWDELKADFDKKFETKRRKITQGDDLAPGVLKIVKVYLAVKRRIQPGDKMAGRHGNKGVISKINPVEDMPYDEKGQPVDIVLNPLGVPSRMNIGQILEVHLGLAAKGIGDKINQMVKEQQELAKFREFLQKVYDLGDTRQKVDVASLSDDEVRTLIKNLRGGLPIATPVFDGASEPLIKELLKLADLPESGQLTLFDGRTGDAFERPVTVGYMYMLKLNHLVDDKMHARSTGSYSLVTQQPLGGKAQFGGQRFGEMEVWALEAYGAAYTLQEMLTVKSDDVNGRTKMYKNIVDGSHSMEPGMPESFNVLLKEIRSLGINIELEDEE
- the rpoC gene encoding DNA-directed RNA polymerase subunit beta', whose protein sequence is MKDLLNFLKAQHKTEEFDAIKIGLSSPDMIRSWSFGEVKKPETINYRTFKPERDGLFCARIFGPVKDYECLCGKYKRLKHRGVICEKCGVEVTQTKVRRDRMGHIELASPVAHIWFLKSLPSRIGLLMDIPLRDIERVLYFEMYVVTEPGMTDLEKSQMLTEEEYLDRLEEWGDEFTAKMGAEAIKDLLGSMDMHAEAEQMREELESTNSETKRKKVTKRLKLVEAFIASGNNPEWMILTVLPVLPPDLRPLVPLDGGRFATSDLNDLYRRVINRNNRLKRLLELAAPDIIVRNEKRMLQESVDALLDNGRRGRAITGSNKRPLKSLADMIKGKQGRFRQNLLGKRVDYSGRSVITVGPYLRLHQCGLPKKMALELFKPFIYSKLETRGLATTIKAAKKMVEREEAVVWDILDEVIREHPVLLNRAPTLHRLGIQAFEPVLIEGKAIQLHPLVCAAYNADFDGDQMAVHVPLTLEAQLEARTLMMSTNNILSPASGDPIIVPSQDVVLGLYYMTREKINVKGEGMYLSGPAEAEKAYRTKQAELHARVKVRITETVVDEDGNSTTSTGMVDTTIGRAMLWQIVPSGLPYSIVNQKLGKKQISNLLNEAYRKLGLKDTVIFADQIMYAGFAYAALSGVSVGIDDMVVPPAKYTEIAEAEEEVREIQEQYQSGLVTAGERYNKVIDIWASTNDRVAKAMMENLSSETVINRDGEEEQQESFNSIYMMADSGARGSAAQIRQLAGMRGLMARPDGSIIETPITANFKEGLNVLQYFISTHGARKGLADTALKTANSGYLTRRLVDVAQDVVVTEHDCGTHEGVDMMPHIEGGDVKVALSELALGRVVAEDVLKPGTEDVLIPRNTLIDEKWCQIMEENSVDSMKVRSVVTCDSDFGCCAQCYGRDLARGHLVNQGEAVGVIAAQSIGEPGTQLTMRTFHIGGAASTAAAENSVQAKNNGSIKLHNAKSVVADDGKIVITSRATELTIIDEFGRTKEKHKLPYGTLLSKGDGDTVQAGETVANWEAHTLPIITEVAGRIQFVDMIDGVTVSRQTDDLTGLSSSEVTDAAARPSAGKDMRPAIKLVDEQGNDVMIPGTDMPAHYFLPGKAIVNIEDGAAVGVGATLARIPQKSGGNKDITGGLPRVADLFEARKPKEPAILAEHTGTVSFGKETKGKRRLVITRDSGEAYEEMIPKHRQLNVFEGEKVERGDVIADGPESPHDILRLRGVHAVTQYIANEVQEVYRLQGVKINDKHIETIVRQMLRKCTITFAGDSEFLPGEQVEYSQVKIANRNLEAEGKEPARFERELLGITKASLATESFISAASFQETTRVLTEAAVSGKRDDLRGLKENVIVGRLIPAGTGFAYHQERQAKRTEAQEGPSAEQATDNLAALLNAGFSSEE
- the rplL gene encoding 50S ribosomal protein L7/L12, with protein sequence MSITNEQILDAVAEMSVMQVVELIEAMEEKFGVSAAAAVVAGGAAAGEAAAEQTEFDVILEAAGGNKVAVIKAVRGATGLGLKEAKGLVDGAPAPLKEGVEKAEAEALKAQLEEAGATVAIK
- the rplJ gene encoding 50S ribosomal protein L10, which gives rise to MALNLQDKKAIVAEVNEAASGALSAVVADSRGVEVGAMTSLRKQAREAGVYMKVVRNTLARRAVQGTDYECLVETFSGPTLIAFSNEHPGAAARLFKDFAKENKDFEIKAAAFEGALTDAEVLATLPTYDEAIARLMMCMKEASAGKLVRTFAAIRDQKEEAAA